The Anolis carolinensis isolate JA03-04 chromosome 2, rAnoCar3.1.pri, whole genome shotgun sequence genome contains the following window.
CTTTACACAGCCATTCTCAGCTACTTACCATGAAAGTACTTCACTGTTTTGACTTTCAGTTCCAGAGTGGCATCCTCATCACACACAAAGACTGTGCAGGGATGTTGCTGAAAGGCCGAAACTGTCCACATGTGGTTTATGCCTTCTTCGATAGCTTTGTGCAAGGCAAATGCTTTGTGAGCTCCCGTGATCAGAATCATAACCTGAATTGCAGAGAAACAGGGAAAGCTTTGGCTTTTATTACAAATTTCAGAAAGTAAAAAAGGTTTTTCGTTTGTAAAGACAAAGCATAAAAATCAGCAGCTACACACCAACATTTTGCAAATGAACGCAGCCGAAGAGTGCTACTGCAATAGTTCAAAATTCTGTTTATAGAATAAGGGAAGAGAAGGCAAATTATAGTCATTAAAGCAAACAagaactctctcccccccccccccccccggccgccaTTTTAATATGAGCTTTAATCTGACCTCAAAAAGTCAGAAACTGGAAAACAACCACATAAGTCCTCTAAGAAGTCACATATTTCTAGTAAGCAATAATTCCTTCTACCAAAGCTAGTAAGGTGGTATCTAAACATTTCAAGTAACAGGTGTCCCCTCATTCTCCTTATGACTTCCAAAGGTATACAGTGATATGTGGACTATTAACTCTTGGCTTTGTTTAAACAACAGATTTACAGTTCTAGTAGCAGCCAATCATTAGAACATGAAGGAAAGAGCAGACTCAGATTAAAAGTCACTGACTCATTGCTGACGTTGGCTATATTAAGGATGTGGCTTTCTCACAAGTGTTACCAGGCAGTATTTAGCTCTCCAGAGTTCTTTGCTAGTTCATTTGCTGTGTCAGCAGAATGAGTTCAGATGCAAAGCTGGTTAGACTTCCGTTTATCTGGAAGCTCTATGGTTCTTATTGCATGTTAATGATCTCAAAAGAGCTAGCCCTGTTAATTTGTTAGACCAAAAGAATCCTGCAGCACCACAAGGACTAACACATTTATTATAGCATGAGCGTTCATACCCTACAGTTTGTGTAGCATGTTCAAGTTGTTTGCTATTAAGTTCTGGCACATCATCTTTATTGTGTTGaagacaagtgtgtgtgtgtgtgtatgtacatacatatgtgtgtgaaGACTGCAATATGGATCTAAGGTcaccatttttaaatgtattactATTTTACTTACACTTCTTGTCTGGTACAACAGAATCAAAGTTGAATGGGAAAAATCCTAAGTCAATGTTTAAATCCCAATAACTCCAATGAGATTATGCATACAATAGTCTAGACCAGCattgggcaaactttagccctctcagtgttttggacttcaattccaagaaatcccagccagcttaccggctgttaggaattgtgagagttgaagtccaaaatatccggagggtcgaagtttgtccatgcctggtctagaataCATTAATCCAGATGTATTTTGGTTCAAAAACACATTTCCTCCTTTAATCTGTTAGATTACTATTGTGTTTCTTACCTCTCGGGCATCCATGACAGTACCCACCCCAACGGTGAGAGCCATCGTGGGCACTTTGGAAAGGTCACCCTCAAAGAATCGGGCATTCGCCAATATTGTGTCCATCGCCAAAGTCTTCACTCTGGTTCTAGACACCAGGCTTGAGCCTGGCTCGTTGAAAGCAATATGACCATCTGGACCAATACCTATAATACAGACAGTTGGAATTTATAAACTAGCAAGCAAAAGCAATCGTAAGAATGAGCCTTGTGGATAAATACTTGAGTGTAAGCACATAATCTTAGCAGATCATTGGCAAATACAATTTTAGAATGGATAATCTATTCCTTGCATTTTCATAAATCAATGGCATGGCATTTAGGTGGAAGTTTCCAGTATTAGGATAATCCCAAGAGCCACttattttgaagtacagtagagtctcacttatccaacactcgcgtatccaacattctggattatccaacgcatttttgtagtcagtgttttcaatacatcgtgatattttggtgctaaattcgtaaatacagtaattacaacatagcattactgcatactgaactactttttctgtcgaatttgttgtctaacatgatgttttggtgcttcatttgtaaaatcataatctaacttgttgtttaataggcttttccttaatccctccttattatccaacatatttgcttatctaacattctgctggcccatttatgttggataagtgagactcgactgtataccTACTGCAAGTGGAGTTAACTTGCAGTAGGTATACTTCAAAACACCCAGGAATTCTTTTAGCCCAATCTAATTACTCAATAATTCTATTGACTTCAATTATACTCTAAGAAaacaatgtatgtatatatgcaacTCTTACAATTCCTTAAGAGAAAAGCCACCTTAAGAGaaaagctgtggcgcaggctagtgagcagcctgctgcaataaatcactctgaccatgaggtcatgagttcgaggccagcccatggcagggtgagcacccgtcaataaaaaaaaatagcccctgcttgttgctgacctagcaacccgaaagatatgcattatcaagtaggaaataaggtaccacttataaagtggggaggcaaatttaactaatttacaacgttggaatgaggaagtgccgtcacagtggatgatgaagcagctgctcccccctgtggccagaatcgaacatcccctcaggagaaggttaaattgtctctgcgtctgtctcggttctatgtgtatatgggcattgaatgtttgccctatatgtatacaatgtgattcgccctgagtccccttcggggtgagaagggcagaatataaatactgtaagtaaataaataaataaatagacctaCTCGGAGGTAAATCTCATAAAGCTATACAGTATTATTAAAGATACAATGTACTCTTGAATATCTATGAAGAAAGTCCAAGCCAAATCAAAAGGTTCCAACGAAGGGATAACAAAGTTTATAGTCTATGCAAGTCTGTCTTAACAAACAAATATACCGCACAACACTTGTAGGAAGGCATGTAACATCAATGCAGACTTTTTATTCATTACATACCTTTCTTATCTATTTTACATGAGTGTACATTACTTTGTGCATGAATCCATTACCAAGTCAACTTCCAGCATAATGTAAAATGCTCCTGATGCAATTTTTTTTGAAGAAGCATGAAAGCTCTTTATGGCACTCGTTGCTGCAATGGCTATTTCACACATACTGTGAGATACAtaagggtgcatcaacactgtaaaatgaatgcagtttgacatcacttgaactgccatggctcaatgctttggaaccatgggagttataggtttacaaggtctttagtcttctctgccaaagagtgcttgtccTTGACCAAACTACAACAGCCAGGAtttcagagcattgagccatggcagttaaagtggtgtcaagctgcattcattctacagtgtagatacatcctaagCATGTGCAAACACATTGCCATGCTTCCTCCAGCCCTCTTTCAAATAGCTACCTCCAACAAAGAGCTCGATTCCTCCAGCCTCCTTGATCTTTTCTTCAAAAGCGTCACACTCTGCCTGTAGATCAGGTGCATTCCCATCCAGGATATGAGTGTTTTCAGGATCAATGTCAATATGCTTGAAGAGGTTGTTCCACATAAAGGAATGATAGCTCTCTGGATGGTCCCTTGGCAGACCTGACAAAAGAGGGCATTCACTCATGGTTACACACATTCCACATTTACACCCCACTTTCCTAACCATAAAAATAGTCAAGTGGTATGCAACAACTGTGATAAAATGCCTGTTTTATATGCCAGAGGCCCTAAACTCAATCTCCACTTGGAGGTCTTTGAAGCATCAAAAATCCTGGAGAACTGCTGCCAGTCAGTCAATAATATAGGACTGGATGGACACAGGAGAAATCCAACTATGGATTACCACTTGGAGAAATTCCATCATCTACACAgctactaaagcagtggttctcaacctgcgagtccccagatgttttgaccttcaacgcccagaaatcctaatagctggtaaactgactgagagttgtaggccaaaacacccgggggcccacaggttgagaaccactgtactaaaggATATGGGGAAGAAAGGATACAAAACTGAGGCTTCTTTCTGTTCTTGAGATCCAACAGCATCTTTCTACTGCTTCTTTCAATGGAACTGGCAGTAGGGAACATTTCCTCCTATGAACCCTCAAAACCTGCTCCAGAGGACAGGAAACATCAATAGGCCATGGAGGTCTTCCATAAATAATGTGAAAATACAAATCCAATCTCTCACACCAACAAATCTTCCTTCTATCCCATCCCCTTCACAGCATTCCCACAGTTGCCCAGCTCATCCCTTCACAATAACGATTGTGGGGAAAATGTTTTTGATTGCCATTTAAATTTTGTTGTTGCTGGTTTTCTGTGAGGAAGTTTAAGAAGTGCAGTGACTTCTGACACTTCTTGCCTtctaggagggagggagggattatTTGTAATTCAGATCAGAATGGCAATTCTGCAACTTTAGAAATCATGTGTGGAAAATATGTCTGAAAAACAACACTGGGGACCCTGGAAGCTTGCAGAACATTTTAAATTGCAAACGGATCTCTGTGGTAGCAAAACAGCAAATATACCCCAAAGTAGTACTGTAGTATGCAGAGGGAGAGCTGGTGCTGTATATTCTATTGCTGTTTTTGCATGGTGTTCCTTAAAACAAATTCTGCGCATGAGGATATCCCATTTCTACTTGGCAAATGCTACATTCCTCTTCCATTGTATAAAGTGCACTCTGAGTCAATGCACTGCCTATCGCAATCCTTGAATGTTTTAGAAGTGCTTAAGCAGAACTGAAATGCCTCAGAGTTTGTTTTCTTGCCACAGCAAGCTAGAAGATAGGGGAAGTGTAAAGTTCTCATAATCTTGAGGCAATGTTGCAGGAGATGAATTATTTGCATTTGTCATCAGATACTAGTTAATGGCAACACAGGTACTGTTATTGCAGGACAAAGGGCATAGCTTCTTAAATTCTGATAGGAGAATTCTGACTTTGCTCCCATTCTGCAGTGACTAATGCAAGCTGATAAAGGCACCAAGTAGCTGCCTATGCAGAAGATCGCAGTTGTTCAAAAATTATGTTTAGATACACTAATAATTGTACTTTCTACCAAACCTAAATCAGAGCTCAGGAAGGTTGCCTTTTTTGTATTACAATATCCACAATCATCAAGTAGTGAACCTGGCtagggaattgtagtccaacaatatcatTTCCAAGGtctggaatacacacacacaaacacacaatttaaGCACTGCCTTCCCACACTGCAAGAAAATACTTTAGTTACTGTTTCAAGGTAAGTAAAATAAGAGAGAACAGAAACACAGTGTTGTAGAATAACTTTCTTCTTGAGAGCCCTGCTGTTtcggattcccatcagccacggCATCCTCCTTAAAATGTAAGGGCAATCCAACTAACTCTTTCCATTCTATGAACCCATGTTTTCCCATTCTTTTTCATCTGACACTCCTCAATCTATGGTCCCCAATGGGGCTACTTTTTTACCTCCTTAGACCTCCTATTTTTAAAGTGTTCTTCTACTTCTGGAAGCCTTGGGTGATACTAATACTTACATCTTGTCCTTCATGTTTACCCCAGTTCAATTCTCACGCACTGGCTGAGTTATCAATGAGAGGGTCTCCTCTCCTTACAGTTCTGCTACCCTCAACAGGAGTACAAGAAGTCAGTACTTGCAAATTTCAACACATATTTTACAAAGAGCATCTCCTTCTTATAAATTGCTGCAAGCTCTACAGTTTGATCAAAAAGCAAAACTAAAGGCTGTAGGGAAGAAGTCTTTCCCAACCCATCTCTTTGCTCCACAAACTCATTCACCACAAGCAACAGGGAAAGCCTGTCTTGGAGAACTAGCCAAACCTCATTGTTGCACATAGAAATGAAAATGGCAAAGTCAGAAGAGGAAAGGAGCTTTGCACCAACTTCTTGAGTTTTTTAGGTCTTTGTACTTGAGTTCACTACTTCAAAACCTACTTGTAGTTTCTAAAAGATAGTATCTTAAAGATCAGTGAAGTAGACATGAGTAGAGATGTACAGAACTGAGTTGGATTTTGTACACCTGGGGGAATGCTGAAATACATCTGTGCCCATTCCTTTTGCTTTGCTCCTGACTCATGCCCCGAGCCCATTTCTCTGCTAGTCTGTGGTTCTTGACTCCCTTCCCAGATTGTAAATTGGGTATGGAGTGAAACAGGCCTCTAGTCAAAGGACGCTtgcttcttagggcccttccacacagacctatatcccagaatatgaaggcagaaaatcccacaatatctgttttgaacagggttatctgagtccacactgacatatattccagttcaaagcagataatttgggattttattcagctgtgtggaagggtccttagagaAGAAATGTGAGCCAGCAATTTCTTGGTTAACAGCTCAGTTCTTGAATCACTATGCTACAGAAGAGagatgtatttgtatatatacagGCTtctctttaaacaaacaaacaaacatgttggTGTTCCAACTAAATATGTGGACCAGGAACAGCAGTTATTTCTCTCCACATCCATTTTCAACATAAAAGTTAACTCACCTACATATTCATCCATGTTGAAGGTTTTCACATATTTGAAAGAGAGATCGCCATTATTGCAATATTCTGTTAGTTTTCTGTAACATCCAAGTGGAGTACTTCCTGGAAATTAAATAAATTGGTGCACTTTCAGCAAAGTTTTAGTTCTATACCACAGAAACCCACAGGCAGCAATGGAGTGCAATACCAACATTGCAAGTGCTTTCCTCAGCACTATACTGTCTTTAATCATGGAGATATCTATCTACTTGTCTGTCTGATTGGTAGTCATAGATAGCATTGTgttccattcattcattcttgaTCCAACCCATCTTAAAGGTCCTTCAGGTTGACAGATATCAACAGAGTGCATTGTGTGGTGGCGATAATCATAATTGAATTATGTGTTGTGTGAAGTTCTTCTCATTACCTGTTCTGACTCTCCTCCTATTCTGTATAATTCCCAGTGCCAggacagattgagtatcccttattcaaaatactTGGGATCAGAAATGTTCCGTATTGTGGATCACCTGTCTGTCCGTCATATCCCataattttggaatacttgcatatacataatgaaatataataataataataataataataataataataataataataataacaacaactttattcttatatcccaccaccatctcctgaaggaactcgggatggcttacagaCAGCATAAAATGCTTATaaacataaaagtgaacacaatataaaatactgtacaataaaataaaacacatgcaacatataaaacatcaaatatcttaATGATGGGACCAAGTCTAAAcaggaaattcatttatgtttcatgtatacATAACTTGatggtacagcagagtctcacttatccaagccttgcttatccaagcttctggattatccaagccatttttgtagtcaatgttttcaatatatcgtgatattttggtgctaaattcgtaaacactgtaattacaacataacgttactgcgtattgaactacttttttgtcaaatttgttgtataacatgatgttttggtgcttaatttgtaaaatcataacttaatttgatgtttaataggctttttcttaatccctccttattatccaagatattcgcttatccaagcttctgctggcccgtttagcttggatgagtgagactctactgtatttttatatactttttactTCATGCATtcaataaagtttgtgtacattattccatcagaaaacaagccacccatgtctcagccacccatgtggaccatTCTGGATCATTTCAGGATTCCAGATAAGGGAAATTCAGCCTGTACTGATAGAAGGAGACCCCTCCCATATCCATACCTTCTGTACTACACACAGTATTAGATAATTCCATTGTGTCCTCCATTCTTAATTGATTTCTTCCTAAGGTAAAAGATGTACTGCATTTTCTAGTTTTACATAGCCCAGAAAGAGCTTCTGATTCCTGCCAGCTGTCAATCTAAAAATAATGAGCATATGGCATGGGAAGAGCATGGAGGACTCATGCACCAAGCAAATGTACACATTTATAAATAAGTTCTGTAAAACTTTAGAatgtgttgatgtgagtttttccaggttgtttggccatgttccagaagcattatcttctgacatttcgcctgctactatggcaggcatcctgagaggttgtgaggtttgttgaaatctaggcaagtgggatttatatatctgtggaaggtccagcgtgggagaaagatatataaacattccacagacatataaaccccacttgcctagtttctaacagacctcacaacctctcgggatgcctgctatagatgtgggtgaaacgtcaggaaagaatgcttctggaacatggccatacagcctggaaaactcacagaaacccagtgattccggccaggaaagccttcgacaacacaagcttTAGAATAATACTCAAATTAGTCTCAACTAGAATAGCCCATTGACTCAAATGAACAATTCAGAGAGCTGCCTTTGATTCAGGCTGGATTCATGCTGCCacatagtgtagatccagcctcagaaggTCTACTCCCATGAGAACTGACAATTGGATTTATGCTTTAATGTAGGGTGCAGCCGTCTCTTAAATATCTATGGCAAGTGCATAAAATGCTAATTTATGGCAAAGTGATTTTTGACTTTATTATTTAAACAGGCTGAACGATGCAGCTAAGGTACAGTTTAATAATAATCAAGAGCAAAAAGGAACAGGGCGAGCTGCTCAGACCCTCACAATACCTCCTTGAATGCCAGGCTCGAAACTTACCAGTGGGAAGTCCAAGGGTGAAATATTTGTCCGGACctggattgaactggattattcgaTTCCTAATGTACTTTGCGGCCCATTCACTGGCTTGGTCATAATTTTCTAGAATGATGAGTTTCATCCCAACCTGCAATTTCGAAAGGATGCTTTGGTTAACACACAGGAGTGGCTGGAACTCAAAAAGTGAGCTCCATTAGAAGGGAATCCTTAAGGCTCCACTTGGCAGAACCCAGAGATGTGATCAGCATCCAAGATCAGGCTGGATCGGGTGCctttaggacaggcatgggctaacttcggccctccaggtgttttggacttcaactcccactgttaggaattgtgggagttgaagtccaaaacacctgaagggcagagtttgcccatgcctatgctAGAGTGTTTGGGTGAGCCACCGGAACTCTTCGGCAAGGAAGCCTCttccaagatcccatagcactaAGCTGTGGCGGctaaagcggtgccaaactgcattcattctacagtgcagatgatccttccttcccttcccttcgaCGGTCACTCACCGCCGTTCTCCAGCTGCAGTCTCGGCTCCTCCGCGCTGCCTCCACTCCTGGCCCGCCTCTTTGTGACGTCACCCTGTCACTCCAACTCGGAAAAGCGCTGAGCTAGCCGCCCCGCTGTCTCCCTTCATATCCGGCTCTGTTCAGCTCCTGGGTCCTAGCGCCGCCCGTTTTTCCGCTTCACCTTACAGCAGGCATAAGCAAACTtggtctctccaggtgttttggacttcgactcccataattcctaacagccggcaggctgttaggaattgtgggagttgaagttcaaaacacctggagggaccaagtttgcccatgcctgccttacagTCATTTAAGGTCTTCCATGCATCCGGAATAAATGTAATTTGGCTGTTGCGGCTTTgtgttatggaatccttggatttgtccTTTAGAGAGGTGCCTTGCCttcactctttggcacagaactACAACTtctgggttgccgtgagttttccgggctgtatggccatgttccagaagcatcctttcctgacgtttcgcctgcatctgtggcaggcaccctcagaggtttttGGTCTAacactatttagctgtttgtgattcctttatttcatcacttttggacttgtctgttgtgcaatgtttttgacatgaaataaataaccctcagaggttgtgaggtctcacaTAGTCTAGttcaatctgcattctgaaactgcagagTGGCAGAGTGAATCCAGCCTGAAACAAAGGCAACTCATTGAATTGTTCCTTGGAGTCAATGGGCTGTTCTAGTTGAGACTAATTGAGTATTATTCTAAATTTTGTGTTgtcatgtccggaatcactgggttgctgtgagttttccgggctgtatggccatattccagaagcattctctcctgacgttttgtcctcatctatggcaggcaacctccgaggttgtgaagtctgttggaacctaggcaagtggggtttctacatctgtggaatgtccagggtgggagaaagaactctttgtctgttggaggcaactgagaattttgcaattggccaccttaattagcacaataccttttcagcttcaaggtttggctgt
Protein-coding sequences here:
- the gnpda1 gene encoding glucosamine-6-phosphate isomerase 1, with amino-acid sequence MKLIILENYDQASEWAAKYIRNRIIQFNPGPDKYFTLGLPTGSTPLGCYRKLTEYCNNGDLSFKYVKTFNMDEYVGLPRDHPESYHSFMWNNLFKHIDIDPENTHILDGNAPDLQAECDAFEEKIKEAGGIELFVGGIGPDGHIAFNEPGSSLVSRTRVKTLAMDTILANARFFEGDLSKVPTMALTVGVGTVMDAREVMILITGAHKAFALHKAIEEGINHMWTVSAFQQHPCTVFVCDEDATLELKVKTVKYFHGLMFVHNKLVDPLYSMKETGTKKSQGKEPYGD